Proteins from a single region of Primulina tabacum isolate GXHZ01 chromosome 5, ASM2559414v2, whole genome shotgun sequence:
- the LOC142546829 gene encoding F-box protein At5g51370-like isoform X1, protein MSISPDKNRISDPNPVLDLGKLKKNSRSSWSDHLSNERVDPNEAFRHLYLKMRLQSLPNSGSTTPHSDSEPDSDSSNPNPPAPPDCISLLSDELLLKVLSKLTDRNQHLSNSLVCTRWCVVSGKLIQSIKLLDWEFLESGRLTFRFPNLVDVRLAHACIISERNSGILFINKLLPIHLSSGLLENDGVLISNGDVLDSEEVDRGVRIMVQGCRNLRRVVLMNVSEKGLSFLGEECDCLQEMELHYSGDLALPGIFKCRNLQILKLIGSISGVYDSVVTDIGLTILAQGCRRLVKLELVGCEGSYDGIKAMGQCCQMLEELTLCNHKMDGGWLSALSYCENLKTLKILSCNEIDRNPGSDEHLWPCPMLEELHLRQCQMREKQGVRALFLVCQPIRKLVIEDCWGLNNNVFAAASIFRSITSLSLEGCSLLTTEGLESIILSWKELGGLRVCSCNNVKDSEITPELATLFSDLKELKWRPDSKSLLYSSLAGTGMGQKGGISLRRK, encoded by the exons ATGTCTATTTCACCTGATAAAAACAGAATTTCCGACCCTAATCCCGTTCTTGACCTCGGCAAGCTGAAGAAGAACAGCCGCTCCAGCTGGTCAGACCACCTGTCCAACGAACGGGTCGACCCCAACGAGGCATTTCGCCATTTGTACCTCAAAATGCGCCTCCAATCTCTTCCCAACTCCGGCTCCACTACTCCCCACTCGGACTCTGAGCCGGACTCCGACTCCTCCAACCCCAACCCTCCCGCGCCGCCTGATTGCATCTCTCTGCTATCCGACGAATTGTTGCTCAAGGTCCTCAGTAAACTCACCGACAGGAACCAGCATCTTTCTAATTCACTGGTGTGCACGAGGTGGTGTGTGGTGAGTGGGAAGTTGATTCAATCGATTAAGCTATTGGATTGGGAATTTCTGGAGTCCGGGAGGCTCACTTTCCGGTTTCCCAATTTGGTCGATGTTAGACTCGCGCATGCATGCATTATATCCGAACGGAATTCGGGCATTTTGTTCATTAATAAGTTGCTACCAATTCATTTAAGTTCTGGGCTGCTCGAAAATGATGGGGTCCTTATTAGCAATGGGGATGTATTGGATTCAGAAGAGGTCGACAGAGGGGTGAGAATTATGGTCCAAGGGTGTAGGAATTTGAGGAGAGTGGTCTTGATGAACGTTAGTGAGAAAGGCTTAAGTTTCTTGGGAGAAGAGTGTGACTGTTTGCAGGAGATGGAGTTACATTATTCTGGCGATTTAGCCTTGCCGGGAATTTTTAAATGCCGGAATTtgcaaatattgaaattgattggGAGCATAAGTGGCGTTTACGATTCTGTGGTTACAGATATTGGATTGACGATTTTAGCTCAGGGGTGTAGAAGATTAGTAAAGCTTGAGTTGGTGGGATGCGAGGGGAGTTATGATGGCATCAAGGCAATGGGGCAGTGTTGTCAAATGTTAGAGGAACTCACACTTTGCAATCATAAAATGGATGGCGGATGGTTGTCGGCTTTGTCGTATTGTGAGAACTTGAAGACTTTAAAGATCCTGTCGTGCAATGAAATTGATAGAAATCCTGGGTCAGATGAACACTTATGGCCATGCCCGATGCTTGAGGAGTTGCATTTACGTCAGTGTCAAATGCGAGAGAAGCAGGGTGTGAGAGCACTGTTTTTAGTGTGTCAGCCGATTCGGAAGCTAGTTATAGAGGATTGTTGGGGATTGAACAATAACGTATTTGCTGCTGCCAGCATTTTTAG GAGCATTACATCTTTGTCGCTGGAAGGATGTTCATTGTTGACAACAGAAGGATTAGAATCAATAATTCTTTCTTGGAAGGAACTTGGTGGGCTTAGAGTATGTTCGTGTAACAATGTAAAGGACAGTGAAATAACACCAGAACTAGCAACATTATTTTCTGATCTCAAAGAATTGAAATGGCGACCGGATTCCAAGTCACTTCTGTATTCTAGCCTGGCAGGGACAGGAATGGGGCAAAAAGGTGGAATATCTTTGAGGAGGAAGTAA
- the LOC142546830 gene encoding T-complex protein 1 subunit alpha-like, with amino-acid sequence MVVSSQTPDISGERQFGQDVRSQNVVACQAVANIVKSSLGPVGLDKMLVDDIGDVTITNDGATILKMLEVEHPAAKVLVELAELQDREVGDGTTSVVIIAAELLKRANDLVRNKIHPTSIISGYRLAMREACKYVDEKLAVKVEKLGKDSLVNCAKTSMSSKLIGADSDFFANLVVEAVQAMKMTNARGEVRYPIKGINILKAHGKSAKDSYLLKGYALNTGRAAQGMPMRVTQAKIACLDFNLQKTKMQMGVQVLVTDPRELEKIRQREADMTKERIEKILKAGANVVLTTKGIDDMALKYFVEAGAIAVRRVRKEDMRHVAKATGATAVSTFADMEGEETFDTSFLGYADEVVEERIADDDVIMIKGTKTTSAVSLILRGANDFMLDEMDRALHDALSIVKRTLESNTVVAGGGAVEAALSVYLENLATTLGSREQLAIAEFAESFLIIPKVLAVNAAKDATELVAKLRAYHHAAQTKADKKHLSSMGLDLVKGTVRNNLEAGVIEPAMSKVKIIQFATEAAITILRIDDMIKLVKDESGNDED; translated from the exons ATGCTTGTAGATGATATTGGTGATGTTACAATTACCAATGATGGTGCTACGATATTGAAGATGCTGGAAGTTGAGCATCCGGCTGCAAAG GTTCTTGTTGAGTTGGCTGAACTGCAAGACAGAGAAGTTGGAGATGGGACAACTTCTGTGGTCATCATAGCTGCCGAATTACTTAAG AGAGCAAATGACTTAGTGAGAAACAAGATTCACCCGACATCAATTATCAGTGGATACAGA CTTGCTATGAGGGAAGCTTGCAAATATGTTGATGAAAAACTAGCTGTCAAG GTTGAAAAACTTGGCAAAGATTCCCTTGTAAACTGTGCCAAGACCAGCATGTCCTCAAAGTTGATAGGTGCTGATAGTGACTTCTTCGCAAATCTT GTTGTGGAGGCTGTACAAGCCATGAAGATGACAAATGCAAGAGGAGAAGTTAGATATCCAATCAAG GGAATTAATATACTTAAAGCCCATGGGAAGAGTGCCAAAGATAGTTATCTACTCAAAGGATATGCTCTCAACACTGGGCGTGCTGCTCAAGGAATGCCTATGAGGGTTACCCAGGCTAAAATTGCTTGTCTCGATTTTAATCTTCAAAAGACAAAAATGCAAATGGGTGTCCAAGTTTTAGTCACTGATCCCAGGGAGTTGGAAAAGATTCGTCAGAG AGAAGCTGACATGACAAAAGAACGTATTGAGAAGATTCTGAAGGCAGGAGCAAATGTTGTTTTAACCACGAAGGGAATTGATGACATGGCACTCAAG tacttTGTGGAGGCTGGTGCAATAGCTGTAAGACGTGTCCGCAAGGAAGACATGAGGCATGTTGCCAAGGCAACTGGTGCAACTGCG GTTTCAACATTTGCGGATATGGAAGGGGAAGAAACATTTGATACATCATTTCTAGGATATGCAGATGAAGTAGTGGAGGAGCGAATTGCTGACGATGATGTGATTATGATAAAGGGAACCAAAACCACTAGTGCG GTTTCATTAATACTTAGAGGTGCGAACGACTTCATGCTGGATGAGATGGACCGGGCTTTGCACGATGCACTGTCCATTGTCAAAAGAACTCTGGAATCTAATACA GTTGTTGCTGGTGGAGGTGCTGTCGAGGCTGCCCTATCTGTATAtctagagaatttggccactaCTTTGGGATCTAGAGAGCAGCTAGCAATTGCAGAGTTTGCTGAGTCGTTCTTGATCATTCCAAAG GTGCTTGCGGTAAATGCTGCTAAAGATGCTACTGAGTTGGTTGCCAAGTTACGAGCTTACCACCACGCGGCACAAACTAAGGCAGATAAGAAGCATTTATCAAG CATGGGTCTAGATTTGGTCAAGGGCACCGTTCGCAACAACTTGGAGGCAGGAGTTATTGAACCTGCAATGAGCaaagtaaagataattcag TTTGCTACTGAAGCGGCTATAACTATTCTTCGCATTGATGACATGATAAAGCTTGTCAAAGATGAAAGTGGGAACGATGAAGATTAA
- the LOC142546829 gene encoding F-box protein At5g07670-like isoform X3 codes for MSISPDKNRISDPNPVLDLGKLKKNSRSSWSDHLSNERVDPNEAFRHLYLKMRLQSLPNSGSTTPHSDSEPDSDSSNPNPPAPPDCISLLSDELLLKVLSKLTDRNQHLSNSLVCTRWCVVSGKLIQSIKLLDWEFLESGRLTFRFPNLVDVRLAHACIISERNSGILFINKLLPIHLSSGLLENDGVLISNGDVLDSEEVDRGVRIMVQGCRNLRRVVLMNVSEKGLSFLGEECDCLQEMELHYSGDLALPGIFKCRNLQILKLIGSISGVYDSVVTDIGLTILAQGCRRLVKLELVGCEGSYDGIKAMGQCCQMLEELTLCNHKMDGGWLSALSYCENLKTLKILSCNEIDRNPGSDEHLWPCPMLEELHLRQCQMREKQGVRALFLVCQPIRKLVIEDCWGLNNNVFAAASIFSLAGTGMGQKGGISLRRK; via the exons ATGTCTATTTCACCTGATAAAAACAGAATTTCCGACCCTAATCCCGTTCTTGACCTCGGCAAGCTGAAGAAGAACAGCCGCTCCAGCTGGTCAGACCACCTGTCCAACGAACGGGTCGACCCCAACGAGGCATTTCGCCATTTGTACCTCAAAATGCGCCTCCAATCTCTTCCCAACTCCGGCTCCACTACTCCCCACTCGGACTCTGAGCCGGACTCCGACTCCTCCAACCCCAACCCTCCCGCGCCGCCTGATTGCATCTCTCTGCTATCCGACGAATTGTTGCTCAAGGTCCTCAGTAAACTCACCGACAGGAACCAGCATCTTTCTAATTCACTGGTGTGCACGAGGTGGTGTGTGGTGAGTGGGAAGTTGATTCAATCGATTAAGCTATTGGATTGGGAATTTCTGGAGTCCGGGAGGCTCACTTTCCGGTTTCCCAATTTGGTCGATGTTAGACTCGCGCATGCATGCATTATATCCGAACGGAATTCGGGCATTTTGTTCATTAATAAGTTGCTACCAATTCATTTAAGTTCTGGGCTGCTCGAAAATGATGGGGTCCTTATTAGCAATGGGGATGTATTGGATTCAGAAGAGGTCGACAGAGGGGTGAGAATTATGGTCCAAGGGTGTAGGAATTTGAGGAGAGTGGTCTTGATGAACGTTAGTGAGAAAGGCTTAAGTTTCTTGGGAGAAGAGTGTGACTGTTTGCAGGAGATGGAGTTACATTATTCTGGCGATTTAGCCTTGCCGGGAATTTTTAAATGCCGGAATTtgcaaatattgaaattgattggGAGCATAAGTGGCGTTTACGATTCTGTGGTTACAGATATTGGATTGACGATTTTAGCTCAGGGGTGTAGAAGATTAGTAAAGCTTGAGTTGGTGGGATGCGAGGGGAGTTATGATGGCATCAAGGCAATGGGGCAGTGTTGTCAAATGTTAGAGGAACTCACACTTTGCAATCATAAAATGGATGGCGGATGGTTGTCGGCTTTGTCGTATTGTGAGAACTTGAAGACTTTAAAGATCCTGTCGTGCAATGAAATTGATAGAAATCCTGGGTCAGATGAACACTTATGGCCATGCCCGATGCTTGAGGAGTTGCATTTACGTCAGTGTCAAATGCGAGAGAAGCAGGGTGTGAGAGCACTGTTTTTAGTGTGTCAGCCGATTCGGAAGCTAGTTATAGAGGATTGTTGGGGATTGAACAATAACGTATTTGCTGCTGCCAGCATTTTTAG CCTGGCAGGGACAGGAATGGGGCAAAAAGGTGGAATATCTTTGAGGAGGAAGTAA
- the LOC142546829 gene encoding F-box protein At5g51370-like isoform X2 — MSISPDKNRISDPNPVLDLGKLKKNSRSSWSDHLSNERVDPNEAFRHLYLKMRLQSLPNSGSTTPHSDSEPDSDSSNPNPPAPPDCISLLSDELLLKVLSKLTDRNQHLSNSLVCTRWCVVSGKLIQSIKLLDWEFLESGRLTFRFPNLVDVRLAHACIISERNSGILFINKLLPIHLSSGLLENDGVLISNGDVLDSEEVDRGVRIMVQGCRNLRRVVLMNVSEKGLSFLGEECDCLQEMELHYSGDLALPGIFKCRNLQILKLIGSISGVYDSVVTDIGLTILAQGCRRLVKLELVGCEGSYDGIKAMGQCCQMLEELTLCNHKMDGGWLSALSYCENLKTLKILSCNEIDRNPGSDEHLWPCPMLEELHLRQCQMREKQGVRALFLVCQPIRKLVIEDCWGLNNNVFAAASIFRDRNGAKRWNIFEEEVTARCTDIFWQTLEANQYNRKQRRILGGACMQLTPQDSMGFDSSLASLDYGMTGLTFSVYFLVILLFIFSRV, encoded by the exons ATGTCTATTTCACCTGATAAAAACAGAATTTCCGACCCTAATCCCGTTCTTGACCTCGGCAAGCTGAAGAAGAACAGCCGCTCCAGCTGGTCAGACCACCTGTCCAACGAACGGGTCGACCCCAACGAGGCATTTCGCCATTTGTACCTCAAAATGCGCCTCCAATCTCTTCCCAACTCCGGCTCCACTACTCCCCACTCGGACTCTGAGCCGGACTCCGACTCCTCCAACCCCAACCCTCCCGCGCCGCCTGATTGCATCTCTCTGCTATCCGACGAATTGTTGCTCAAGGTCCTCAGTAAACTCACCGACAGGAACCAGCATCTTTCTAATTCACTGGTGTGCACGAGGTGGTGTGTGGTGAGTGGGAAGTTGATTCAATCGATTAAGCTATTGGATTGGGAATTTCTGGAGTCCGGGAGGCTCACTTTCCGGTTTCCCAATTTGGTCGATGTTAGACTCGCGCATGCATGCATTATATCCGAACGGAATTCGGGCATTTTGTTCATTAATAAGTTGCTACCAATTCATTTAAGTTCTGGGCTGCTCGAAAATGATGGGGTCCTTATTAGCAATGGGGATGTATTGGATTCAGAAGAGGTCGACAGAGGGGTGAGAATTATGGTCCAAGGGTGTAGGAATTTGAGGAGAGTGGTCTTGATGAACGTTAGTGAGAAAGGCTTAAGTTTCTTGGGAGAAGAGTGTGACTGTTTGCAGGAGATGGAGTTACATTATTCTGGCGATTTAGCCTTGCCGGGAATTTTTAAATGCCGGAATTtgcaaatattgaaattgattggGAGCATAAGTGGCGTTTACGATTCTGTGGTTACAGATATTGGATTGACGATTTTAGCTCAGGGGTGTAGAAGATTAGTAAAGCTTGAGTTGGTGGGATGCGAGGGGAGTTATGATGGCATCAAGGCAATGGGGCAGTGTTGTCAAATGTTAGAGGAACTCACACTTTGCAATCATAAAATGGATGGCGGATGGTTGTCGGCTTTGTCGTATTGTGAGAACTTGAAGACTTTAAAGATCCTGTCGTGCAATGAAATTGATAGAAATCCTGGGTCAGATGAACACTTATGGCCATGCCCGATGCTTGAGGAGTTGCATTTACGTCAGTGTCAAATGCGAGAGAAGCAGGGTGTGAGAGCACTGTTTTTAGTGTGTCAGCCGATTCGGAAGCTAGTTATAGAGGATTGTTGGGGATTGAACAATAACGTATTTGCTGCTGCCAGCATTTTTAG GGACAGGAATGGGGCAAAAAGGTGGAATATCTTTGAGGAGGAAGTAACTGCTAGATGTACTGATATATTCTGGCAAACTTTAGAGGCCAATCAATATAATAGGAAGCAAAGGCGAATTTTGGGTGGGGCATGCATGCAATTAACACCTCAAGATAGTATGGGATTTGACTCGAGCCTTGCGTCTCTTGATTATGGGATGACTGGCTTGACCTTTTCGGTGTACTTCCTTGTAatactgttatttattttttctagaGTTTAG
- the LOC142546831 gene encoding protein transport protein Sec61 subunit beta-like, giving the protein MANGGAGPQRGTAAAAAANLRRRRTAGGGAAGGAGGTMLQFYTDDAPGLKISPNVVLVMSIGFIAFVSVLHVMGKLYFARKD; this is encoded by the coding sequence ATGGCAAATGGTGGAGCTGGTCCACAAAGAGGAACGGCAGCAGCTGCTGCTGCCAACCTTCGTCGTCGGAGAACAGCTGGCGGTGGGGCTGCAGGTGGAGCAGGTGGTACCATGCTGCAGTTCTACACTGATGATGCTCCAGGGCTCAAGATTTCCCCCAATGTTGTGCTTGTGATGAGCATTGGTTTCATAGCTTTTGTTTCAGTTCTTCATGTTATGGGTAAGCTGTATTTTGCCCGCAAAGATTAG